In one Methanobacterium sp. genomic region, the following are encoded:
- a CDS encoding flavodoxin: protein MKSAVMYYSRTGKTKIAANALANKISGDLIEIKDLKNRMGILNFMRAAFDARGSKITNIEPSNVDTTNYDILCFGTPVWGSRPTPAFNTMIQNFKIAGKNIILFVTLGGANYEDVLNLMSKMTKEKGGNVIKTFAITNSGKKSDLEIENEINGMEIPL, encoded by the coding sequence TTGAAATCTGCTGTAATGTATTATTCAAGAACTGGGAAGACGAAAATAGCTGCAAATGCGCTTGCAAATAAAATATCAGGAGATTTAATTGAAATTAAAGATCTTAAAAATAGGATGGGAATACTAAATTTTATGAGGGCTGCATTTGATGCAAGAGGTTCAAAAATCACCAATATAGAACCCAGCAATGTTGATACTACAAATTATGACATACTATGCTTTGGAACCCCTGTTTGGGGCAGTAGACCGACACCTGCATTCAACACAATGATACAAAACTTTAAAATTGCTGGAAAAAATATCATTCTCTTCGTAACCTTAGGCGGAGCAAATTATGAGGATGTACTTAATCTAATGAGCAAAATGACTAAAGAAAAAGGTGGAAATGTAATTAAAACTTTTGCAATCACCAATAGCGGTAAAAAAAGTGATTTAGAAATAGAAAATGAAATAAATGGAATGGAAATCCCATTATAA